From Triticum aestivum cultivar Chinese Spring chromosome 4A, IWGSC CS RefSeq v2.1, whole genome shotgun sequence, a single genomic window includes:
- the LOC123084357 gene encoding uncharacterized protein: SYTVSKLPTQPIEIWAYEGSPFCKIAREALVELELPHLLHSCARGRPKRQEIFKKNGLYQGPYIEDPNTGVKMFESAEIVEYLRATYSLYPQYQIL, translated from the exons TCCTACACTGTTTCAAAGCTTCCAACCCAACCGATAGAGATCTGGGCGTACGAG GGATCTCCTTTCTGTAAAATAGCACGAGAGGCCCTTGTTGAATTGGAGTTGCCACACTTGCTACACAG TTGTGCTCGTGGCAGGCCCAAGCGACAGGAAATTTTCAAGAAAAATGGCCTTTACCAG GGGCCTTATATCGAGGATCCTAACACAGGGGTCAAGATGTTCGAAAGCGCTGAGATCGTAGAATACCTAAGGGCAACATATTCACTCTATCCTCAGTACCAAATTCTCTGA